TTATCCTCTGAGACCATCTCATGTTAGATAATATTACgtttacatataatatatgtgtaatatagGATTTATAGCAACAGGAAATAACTAAATCGTACAACTAGAAGAAACAAATTACAACCTGTACAGGGTGCGGGAAAGATTTATCGATACAGAACAATGtttagaaatataaaaatatgaaataaataaacaaaaaaataacgacaCATTTACAGGTGCGCAACTCTTGAATGAAAATGACATCGTAAAATAATACATGGGTATCTCAATAATACTGAAGTAATATCGTGAATGTACGTAATTGATAATCGTGAATAGTACAACAATTTAAAGCAATTTTTAAGTATCTAAATGTTAAACTTATAATATAGTCACGGTGGATGATTTTAACGCAATATTAAATAGTGGTTTCATTTATGGAAAAGACAACCTGCATTTTGTCCTCCTATTCGTTTGAGAATGGCAATTACatagagagaaaagaaacctTGATGCTTCAATGAAGAGTGTCTagtctttatttctttctagACTCTAATAAtgattaaacttttttttcttccaataaGTTTCTACCTCAATGTTTTACTAGACTAGCCTACCTctaatcattttatttataatatcataTATTAGTGGATGGCATATGATTGCATATGACTGACTGAAATAGAAGAATTAGAGTCGGTGTtctataatttaataatatattcacATACGTTCTAGCGTTTCAATAGCTATCATATTATTCAATCAACTTGTTAGCTCTGCATATTGCGGTATAATTTCTTTCTAgagttaatattattttcgtatagCTAATCATATTTGAAACTTTCGATTAGCGTCTAAATTTTGCGAACAACCTTTCGTAGAAATACTCAATGTTGTATGATATCATTGCAAGAGTTACTGGCGACAGAGATTCGTAGCATAATATTTATCTCCGTTAGTATATTCCGAAAATTCCATGACAACGGCAGACTTTATGATAAATACTTGAGAATTAACCCGTCTTTGTGTCCTTTAACTCTTCGGTCGATTTCCGTGCAGTTTGTTCTTTCATTTGTCTACAAACTCGAAGGAtggtaaaacaaaatatataaataaacaacgcACGTTGCCTTTTACACGCcttatttcacaaaataacCGAAATTATTACAGATCGCAAATTGTCATGTATTATGAGTTGAATCAAGGTACTAAATACAGTCAATTTCCTAATTACCCACTTAAAGTTTAGCGGCATAACTATAACCACAGCATCGATAACGATATTTAGCATTTGATAAATAGATACTATAAACATACGGATTTcaagaataattattcatttaattaatatattaccgaataattgtgtaatttttataagcTAAAGATTTAGATTTACCTTGAGGCTAGCTGGTATTACGCTCGGATGTAGTTTTTTTCGTCTCGCTGACAGCAGTCGCAGAAATACTCGTCGACATGATCTCAGATTTTTTTAGCGAATTTTCCTTACTGCACTGATCATTCGATATGACCTTTTTTACTTCTTTAGTGCCGTTTGTTGTTGCCTTCACGTTAGCCTGTTTAATCACAGTATCCGATTTTACACCACGTATGTTTTCCCCATCATTCACTTCGCTTGCGGTAATTTTCAACTCCATTGTATTTCCGCTGTTTGACTGACTCGGAGGTCTGCTCATTATTCCCTCTTTTGCAAGTACCTCTTTGAAAGTTGCTAAAGTTTTTCGCAATGTGATGCAGAATCCACGTGATGCAGGGATCAGAGGAAATTcaggaagaattttttcatctgcaaagaaaagaaataaatcttATACACGATTTATTTTCGCAAAACGTTGATGACGTTGGAATACTTTAGAATAACTTCATTAAACTGACGCGAAGATTTACTGATTTTTCACGGTTTcggttgaataatttacacACTTACCACAGTTGGCTATCTCTTTGAACGTTGTAGGTGTGATCGGTGACAATGGATGCTGGCTATTGTGTTGCTCAGATATTTCCATCCACAGATCAAGGCGCTGGAGTAACTTTTTTGCATGTCTTTTGAAATGTTGTATAATCGTTTCTTTGAATACTAGTGGTGGATGTTGAAGAAGTTTTGTCTGGGCTTGAACGAGCTTCAGAACAACCATCTCATTGTACATTCTAGAATTTTCACGGCCTTGTTGAGATCCTTTCTGCTTTTCATAACCAGCTTCGTTAAAATAGGGCTCAGAAACAAGGATCAGACCTTGAATCGAAACGATAACTTGCAGCAGAGTCGATGAGCTGGTCCATATTTCTGTCCCACGTCCTGCCCAAGTCCCTAAAAGACTAACGCACACTTTACCATCTTCATACAAGTTTGGGTTTAGTCTATCGCTACAGTAAGAAATGTAGTGACACAAGGGAGGAGCTGCCGGATAATCGGCGGACAGTTGAAAGTCGAATAAAAAGAGACCATCTTCGTAAGGCGTCTTCTCGGGCCCGCGAATCATTACAGAATACAAATCCATCCTGTCTTCAAATCCTTTGACCCAAATACCTGGGGGCAACGAGTTTCTCAGTAGCTTCAACTCCTTGGAAACAGTTCTGAAGAAATTCGAGGGGTCTGTCGGTTGAAACATtgtcaatttgaatttatggCTATCAGGAGCAGTGTCTTCAATTGAGAAGCCTTCGCCTTCTGTGTAAACTGGCGGTGGTATTTCAATCGAAATTTCGGAGGGTTCTGAGAGAGGCGGAATCGGcttgtcttcttcttctttcggtTTTTTCTGCGGGGATGAATTATTCGCGGCATCTGAGAGAGACATTTTTGACAAGCCAAACCTCTTGGAAACCTCTGCGTGAGCTTGCACCAGTTGAGCCTTTATCAGAGTACATAATTTTACGCAAACGTGAGAACTAGCGACGTTTTCTTCAGATCTTGCCATCGCTTTCTCCATGCTCTCGTCTTTTATTTGTTCAGTTTTTTCCATACCTGGCGAGCGATCCGCCACGTTGTTAACATCTTCGCTGAGAAGGAATTCTCCGCTAGATTCACTTGAGCCTGACTCTTTTTTAGAGttttctgcagaaaataaTCCGGAATCTTCGGGATTTGGGTTAATATCAATAAATAGTTGATTAATCtcatcctcttcctctttACTCGATTGTTTCTTGGCAGTACTATCTTGGCTACCAGGTGATATTGCCACCTCGTTCACAGTTGTACTTTTGGTTTTCAAAGTGCTATTGCTCGTCTGAAGGTTGTTCGTATTCGTTATGTTCGTATTTTCAATGTTATCCTGCTCGGCGTCAGTTTCGGATCCTCCTGATTGATGCGTAAACAGTCTGGTTACTTGGTCGGCCATTCTCTGAGCCACATTAGCTCTGCCTCGTTCTCGGACGCGTTCCAAAAGTCCTTGGAAATGGCTTTCGTGAAAGAACGATGTCCCCATCAGCTTGTCCATGTACCTGCAATCTTTGTAAACTTCAAGGAGTCTCCTCATCACCTCAGTTGTTTGTAAAGATGGGTTCTGGGTGAAAATCTCTTCCAGTCGAGACATTGCAATTCTCGCCTTTTCAATGTGAGCAGCTAGCTTTGGTTTTATGTTCTCTGTTTGCTCTGTACCTAAAATCGGGGTGCAGGAAAAATGATTGGAGTCAGAAatacgatgaaaattgaaaaattttaaccatcGGTATTTGAGTAAAAGAGATTCATAATGgattgaaatgaaacgaaaataatctTCACCGTCTGGATCAGCAATAACGCAATCTTCAGATTCAGTTTCCCATGAGGCTTCTGATGATACGTCGTCCCAGAGCTCTCCCTCGTCACTATCGTATTCCCCAACCTTATATAAGTCTTGGGGCCAACACATACTGACGTGACCATCGGCCCACCAGACCTTGACTCGACCTTCTGGATAATTATCTAATATCTGCCCAGCTGTACATCCAGCATCTTCGCCTTCGAAGTTCGCTATACGAATAACTAAGGTACCAGGTCTGTACTGGAAGTCAGGATGATCTTTCAGATCGTAAACACTGACCTCGCGTTCTTGTAACATCGTTGGCCTAGTGAAAATAATCCCATCATTAATTCATCGAAGATTTTAGTGgactttgaaatataaatatcactTGACTCGAAGGTTATGGATACTGTTAAAAATTGCGGCAAATAATTTCTAGTTTACTCACTGAGGACTTTGGCTTGAAGTGTATGTTCTGAACCATTTTACTTTAGCCGTTCTGCCTTGATGATCGACGCTCTGTACGACGCCATACATTCTTGATTCCTCTTTTTGGTCGACGACAAAGTCACCAGGGAAAAATTCTTGGTCATCTAAGTGATGTATAGGATACAACTGGGTGGAAGGAATACCTGAATAGATGATAAACCTTGTCAGTATAGTGTCATGTATTGACACAGAGTTTCAATATGGACAAAGAAAGTATGTGTGTTAGTACCAATTTCGACGGACCCATCTTGCCAGACTACGTTTGCTTTTGTACTCGTCGACAAAGTTTCCACGACTATTTTCGTTCCAGGTATCAGTGCAACAGGTGCAACTTTCTTCTTTGCTTTgcacaacttttttttcttcagaacCTTCGTCATCAGGGCAGGTCCTCTCTTTTTTTTGCCCATAGACGCTACGCTAGAACAGCCGCTGGATAcctgtaatttttatacaggCGCAGGTAGGTTTTATTGTGCTCACAAAAACAACTATCTGCGTTGAACTTGCtcatagatttttttctactaaCCGAAGCTGTGTCACTTTGTGACCCTGTATCTTCTGTATCCCAATCATCGGAACTTTCTGCAGTGGTATTTTGAGGTGGTGGCATTAAACTGTTGTTTGCCAAGGAACTGTGCGAATTGTTGACAGGATTGTTGGCCAAATTAGCCTCCAATCGTTCGGATGTTTGACGATCCAGAATTATAGGTTTATTGTCAACAGGTTTGGTAACGCTGACGTTTACCCGGGATTTCCGCGGGCCATGCTTTGgtacgttgaaaatttctctttgcTGTTTTCTCCACTGTTCTCGGCtgattacattttcattttccttaaCGGTGTAAAAGTTACGATCCCCGACTTGTAGTGTCGAGGGTTCAAATACATTGAGGAGCTTTAATTTTTTGAGATCTTCACCCTCCACTACAAACTTTGGTTGCACCTGATCCGTGCCAGCTCCGTCTTTGGAGTAGGCTCTGCACTGCCAGTGAACTCCTATTGAATCAGTCTCTATTTTCTCAACAACAACTTTGGTTATTTTTTGCGGCTTCAACTTTCTCTTTGCCTTTAATTCCTTAGTGCACAAAATCCATTGTGCGTCTTCCAGACAATGTAATGGCCCCCAGAGGCTTTGACCTGGATAGAATTCGGAGGAATGTGGAAAATCGTTAtcctgaaataaaaaaggatCGGTGGTATAAGGTGAGCATTGAAGTATCGGAAATTGATCCTATGCTCATTCCACAGATCAGTGTTGAATTACACGTTACATTTTCTCGCTTTTCTTCAAACTGTTCCAGAGCACAGGCATCTATTTCATTTATCACACAACGTGATCCATCCGGCATTGCCAGCCATAATTTTGAATGGACCATCTTAATTCCACCGACCCAAGAATCCATGCACACGGCTATGTCCGTAGAAAATTCCTGCAAATGTTGAATTCTGACATTAGTACAGATCGTATTGCAAAAAATACTCTCGTTTCAATATTGACATCAGACATGACTAGATTGGATGTTTGTAAAAACTGATGTTAAAGTAACGTCGAACTGCTATGCACCTCCAGTGGCACCAAATCTTCACTTTTAACATTAGTCAAGATTTGTTTAGTTCCAATGACTTGAACACAAGCGGTTAATTCAATGTCTCGACAGTAGCCTCTCTGCGTGTCCTTTCCCTTAATCATACGACGTACAACGTCACCTGGCATCAGTGATCTGTCAGCCAGatgtatctaaaaaaaattaaacagcaAATGGATAATTGGTTGATGTAACAATTACCTAACAATGGGGAGGCTTAGAAAAAAGGTTAAGGTATAATCTTGAGCA
This is a stretch of genomic DNA from Neodiprion fabricii isolate iyNeoFabr1 chromosome 2, iyNeoFabr1.1, whole genome shotgun sequence. It encodes these proteins:
- the LOC124176273 gene encoding (E3-independent) E2 ubiquitin-conjugating enzyme UBE2O: MAANTTIEYFYEDVIYRVDKRGNVEFGIVMGNDDPDSSDESSDNEESPKRKQGEIHAVWHPSGVEELVNSKKIHLADRSLMPGDVVRRMIKGKDTQRGYCRDIELTACVQVIGTKQILTNVKSEDLVPLEEFSTDIAVCMDSWVGGIKMVHSKLWLAMPDGSRCVINEIDACALEQFEEKRENDNDFPHSSEFYPGQSLWGPLHCLEDAQWILCTKELKAKRKLKPQKITKVVVEKIETDSIGVHWQCRAYSKDGAGTDQVQPKFVVEGEDLKKLKLLNVFEPSTLQVGDRNFYTVKENENVISREQWRKQQREIFNVPKHGPRKSRVNVSVTKPVDNKPIILDRQTSERLEANLANNPVNNSHSSLANNSLMPPPQNTTAESSDDWDTEDTGSQSDTASVSSGCSSVASMGKKKRGPALMTKVLKKKKLCKAKKKVAPVALIPGTKIVVETLSTSTKANVVWQDGSVEIGIPSTQLYPIHHLDDQEFFPGDFVVDQKEESRMYGVVQSVDHQGRTAKVKWFRTYTSSQSPQPTMLQEREVSVYDLKDHPDFQYRPGTLVIRIANFEGEDAGCTAGQILDNYPEGRVKVWWADGHVSMCWPQDLYKVGEYDSDEGELWDDVSSEASWETESEDCVIADPDGTEQTENIKPKLAAHIEKARIAMSRLEEIFTQNPSLQTTEVMRRLLEVYKDCRYMDKLMGTSFFHESHFQGLLERVRERGRANVAQRMADQVTRLFTHQSGGSETDAEQDNIENTNITNTNNLQTSNSTLKTKSTTVNEVAISPGSQDSTAKKQSSKEEEDEINQLFIDINPNPEDSGLFSAENSKKESGSSESSGEFLLSEDVNNVADRSPGMEKTEQIKDESMEKAMARSEENVASSHVCVKLCTLIKAQLVQAHAEVSKRFGLSKMSLSDAANNSSPQKKPKEEEDKPIPPLSEPSEISIEIPPPVYTEGEGFSIEDTAPDSHKFKLTMFQPTDPSNFFRTVSKELKLLRNSLPPGIWVKGFEDRMDLYSVMIRGPEKTPYEDGLFLFDFQLSADYPAAPPLCHYISYCSDRLNPNLYEDGKVCVSLLGTWAGRGTEIWTSSSTLLQVIVSIQGLILVSEPYFNEAGYEKQKGSQQGRENSRMYNEMVVLKLVQAQTKLLQHPPLVFKETIIQHFKRHAKKLLQRLDLWMEISEQHNSQHPLSPITPTTFKEIANCDEKILPEFPLIPASRGFCITLRKTLATFKEVLAKEGIMSRPPSQSNSGNTMELKITASEVNDGENIRGVKSDTVIKQANVKATTNGTKEVKKVISNDQCSKENSLKKSEIMSTSISATAVSETKKTTSERNTS